The Theropithecus gelada isolate Dixy chromosome X, Tgel_1.0, whole genome shotgun sequence genome includes a window with the following:
- the GJB1 gene encoding gap junction beta-1 protein, with product MNWTGLYTLLSGVNRHSTAIGRVWLSVIFIFRIMVLVVAAESVWGDEKSSFICNTLQPGCNSVCYDQFFPISHVRLWSLQLILVSTPALLVAMHVAHQQHIEKKMLRLEGHGDPLHLEEVKRHKVHISGTLWWTYVISVVFRLLFEAVFMYVFYLLYPGYAMVRLVKCDVYPCPNTVDCFVSRPTEKTVFTVFMLAASGICIILNVAEVVYLIIRACARRAQRRSNPPSRKGSGFGHRLSPEYKQNEINKLLSEQDGSLKDILRRSPGTGAGLAEKSDRCSAC from the coding sequence ATGAACTGGACAGGTTTGTACACCTTGCTCAGTGGCGTGAACCGGCATTCTACTGCCATTGGACGAGTATGGCTCTCGGTCATCTTCATCTTCAGAATTATGGTGCTGGTGGTGGCTGCAGAGAGTGTGTGGGGTGATGAGAAGTCTTCTTTCATCTGcaacacactccagcctggctgcaaCAGCGTCTGCTATGACCAGTTCTTCCCCATCTCCCATGTGCGGCTGTGGTCCCTGCAGCTCATCCTAGTTTCCACCCCAGCTCTCCTCGTGGCCATGCACGTGGCTCACCAGCAACACATAGAGAAGAAAATGCTACGGCTTGAGGGCCATGGGGACCCCCTACACCTGGAGGAGGTGAAGAGGCACAAAGTCCACATCTCAGGGACACTGTGGTGGACCTATGTCATCAGCGTGGTGTTCCGGCTATTGTTCGAGGCCGTCTTCATGTATGTCTTTTATCTGCTCTACCCTGGCTATGCCATGGTGCGGCTGGTCAAGTGCGACGTCTACCCCTGCCCCAACACAGTGGACTGCTTCGTGTCCCGCCCCACTGAGAAAACCGTCTTCACCGTCTTCATGCTAGCCGCCTCCGGCATCTGCATCATCCTCAATGTGGCCGAGGTGGTGTACCTCATCATCCGGGCCTGTGCCCGCCGAGCCCAGCGCCGCTCCAATCCACCCTCCCGCAAGGGCTCGGGCTTCGGCCACCGCCTCTCACCTGAATACAAGCAGAATGAGATCAACAAGCTGCTGAGCGAGCAGGATGGTTCCCTGAAAGACATACTGCGCCGCAGCCCTGGCACCGGGGCCGGGCTGGCTGAGAAGAGCGACCGCTGCTCGGCCTGCTGA